One Natronorubrum halophilum genomic window, GATCGGCAGCGACCATCGGACGACCCGGAGATCCGCCGCCACCAAGTCCTCGATGTCCGGCCGCCGAACCTTTACGGCGACTTCGCGGCCGGTGTGGCTCTCTGGAGCCGACTGCGGCCCGTCAGTCCCAGTCTCGATGCGCGCTCGATACACCTGTCCGAGGCTCGCCCCGCTGATCGCCTCGGTCTCGAACTCCTCGAAGCGGTCGTCTAGCGGCCCGAGTTCGTCCTCGATCACCCGCCTGGCGGCGGTCCACTCGGCGGGCGGCACCTCGTCCTGGAGCGCCGCGAGAACGTCGATGTAGGCCGGCGGCAACACGTCGGGCCGGGTCGAGAGCAGTTGACCGAGTTTGATGAACGTCGGACCGAGCGTCAACAGCGACTCGAGCAGGACCTCGGCGCGGTGGCGGTGGGTCTCGGCGTCGACCCGGCGCGGACGGCCGAACAGGAGAAACCGACGACGGTCGCGGGCGTACGCGAGCAACAGCGGGAGGAACTGCCACGCGACGAGAACGAATCGCTTGTATGCGCGGAGGGAGACCAGTCTCGGTCACCCCATGTTAGCCGGCGTCCTCGTCGACGACGTCGATGGTCGTCTCTCCACCCGAAGACAACTTGGGCAGCGTCAACTCGAGGACGCCGCGTTCCACCGTCGCCTCCGATTCCGTTTCGACCGCGTCCGCGGGCAAAGGAAGTTCGACATCGAGAAAGAGCGACCGGTTCTCCTCGAGGTAACGATAGTCCTCGTTGGGGTCTTTTTCGCGGTGAGCCTCGATCGAGATGCGGCCGTCCTCGACCGTCAGGGTGAGCGAGTCGGCGGTAACACCGGGGACGTCGAGGACGAGCAGATAGGCGTCCTCGCTCTCGAGAAGGTCGAAGAAAACGTCCTCGGAGAGATTCCCTAATGCATCGCGGAGCGCTGACATAGCTACAGGTTCGAACGCGGATACGAAAAAGCCCGCGGTAGCGGCCGATTCGATGGGAACGATGGAAACTGGGTGCGTCCCCGATCCGGTTTCCGAGCGAACCCGTAGTCCCCCACGCTTTTGGCGTCCGGCGACCCGGTTCAGAGTATGGAAGGAGCCGACAACGAGCGCAAGCGGTCCGGGTTCAAGGTACGGACCCCGGTCGACGAAGCGCGCCGAATACTCAGGGAGGCCGTCGTAGCGGGGCACGACGGAATCGGTATCGACGGCGACGATAGCGACGGTCCTGCGAGCGTCGGTGCCGGCGACATCCCGCCCACGACGGATACGGAACTCGTGGACATCGAACGCGCGGACGGGCGAGTGCTTGCCGCTCCCGTCGCGTCCGCCCGAAACGTCCCCCACTATCGGCGAGCGGCGATGGACGGCTACGCCGTTCGAGCCGCGGACACGTTCGGGGCCAGCGACCGCTCCCCCGAAGTGCTCCGAGTCGCAGCGGGAACCGGCCGCGACGCCGAAGTCGCGCCGGAAACGGCCGCCCGCGTTCACACCGGAAGTGCCCTTCCCGAGGGTGCGGACGCCGTCGTCATGATCGAACAGGTCACCGAACTCGAGTCGGTCGACGAACTCGAGGTCGCCGACGCGGTCGCGGAGGGCGAAAACGTCGCGCCCGTCGGCGAGGATATCGAGGAGGACCAACGGCTCTACGCGGCCGGCCACCGGCTCCGGCCGTCGGATCTCGGCCTCCTGCGCTCTGCAGGCTACGCGAAGGTGTCGGTCGCGAAGCGGCCGACGGTCGGCGTGATCCCGACGGGCGAGGAACTCGTCTCGAGCGACCCGGGACCGGGCGAGGTCATCGAAACCAACGGACTCACGGTCTCCCGGCTGGTCGAGCGCTGGGGCGGCCGCTCGACGTACCGAGACGTCGTCACCGACGACCCCGAATCGCTGCGCGTGGCGATTCAGCGGGACCTGACGAAGGACGTGATCGTCACCACCGGCGGCTCTTCCGTCGGTCAACGCGACCTGCTGCCCGAGGTGATCGACGACCTCGGCGAGGTGCTCGTCCACGGCGTCGGCCTCAAACCCGGCCATCCCGTCTGTCTCGGCGTCGTCGAAGGGACGCCCGTACTCGCGCTGCCCGGCTACCCCGTCGCCTGTATCGTCAACGCCGTCCAGTTCCTGCGGCCGACCGTACGCTGGCTCGAGGGGACGACTCCGGATCCACACCCCACGACGCACGCGCGCCTCGAGCGAAAGATCCCGAGCGAACCCGGGACGCGAACGTTCGCGCGGGTACAACTCGAGGCGCGCGAGGAGACGGACCTCGAGGCCGACGAGCCGCAGTTCGTCGCAACTCCGACGCGAGCGAGCGGGTCGGGGGTGCTCTCGAGCGTCGCGCTCGCCGACGGCTGGGTGGTCGTCGGCGATGACCGCGAGGGGATTCCGGCCGGCGAGAGGGTCGCCGTGGAGGACTGGGAACCGAACCCGTAACAACCGCGGGACAGGCGAACGGTGGACCACCATCGTTTAATAGAGATGTCTGTGTACGTGTCCAGTAACGATGGAATGGAACGAGTTCCTCGAGGGAGAGTCGCTCACCGGACGGCAAGCCGTGATCATTTTCTTCGGCTTCCTGCTGTTGGTTATCTTCGCCGGGGTACTACTCGTCGTGTTCAGTGACGTCTTCCAGGGGCTCGTGTGATCGCGCCGCAACCGACGGAAGAGTAACCGACGCGGCCCACGAAACGGCGCTGTCAGTCATCTCTCTACCGGATCGCGAGTCGAACCGCGTCCGCGAGCGCGTTCACCCGGGCGACGTGCTCGTAGGAGCCATCGCGAACCCCGTTCGTCACGTAGGAAAAGCCGATATTCTCCTCGGGATCGGCCCAGCCGACGCTACTGCCGAGTCCGGCGTGGCCGAACGTCCGCTCCGGCGACAGCGAACCGTACGGGGCGACGGTCGTCCCGCCCTTCCAGAATCCGAGACAGAACCGCGCCTCGCGGCCGATCGTTCCGTCAGCCTCCGTTTCGGCCTCGAGGCGAGTCATCCGTTCGACGGTTTCCGGTTCGAGTATCCGCACCCCATCGAGCTCGCCGCCGTTGGCGAGACAGGCGTAGAAGCGGGCCATGTCGCCGGCCGTCCCGATGCCGTTGGCGGCGGGGATGACGGACCGGTGGATCGCCTCGTCGTTGAACGGGGCCGCGACTTCGGCGTGATCCCCGAGTCCCTCGCCGGGGTCCCGACAGCGGTCGAACTCCTCGAAGCCGACCAGCGTCGCCACGTTGTCGTCCTCGTCCGCCCGAAGGCCGATACCGGTGTCTGCCATTTCGAGCGGTTCGAACACGCGTTCCGCGGCGGCCTCCTCGATCGGCGTCCCCGATACCCGGCGAACGAGTTCCCCGACCAACCAGCCGAACGTGAGGGCGTGGTACGCCGGAACCGCCCCCGGCGAGTGGACGAGGTCCATCGCCTCGAGGTGCTCCACGACGGCGTCCCAGTCGCTCCAGAGGTCGGGACGGTCGTCGATCTCCCCCCGGGGCAGTCCGGCGGTGTGGCTTAGCACCTGCCGAACGGTGACGGCGGCTTTCTCGGTGCCCGCCTCGGCGAACTCGGGCCAGTGATCCACGACGCGGTCGTCGTACTCGAGCGCCCCCTCCTCGACGAGGGAGTGGAGCGTCACGGCTCCGTAGGGTTTCGTACTGGAAAAGAGGACGTGCCGCGTCTCACCCGTCTCCGCCTCGCCGTCCGGACCCGTGACGCCGCCAGCGAGATCGAGCGCCCGCTCGCCGTCGACGTAGACGCTCAACTGAGCGCCGTGATGGAGCCCCACCTCGAGGTGCCGATAGAAGAGGGCGGCGATCCGTTCCCGATCCGTCTCGGTAAGTCGTGACATGCCACCACCCTCACGCGGTAGGGTTGTAACCGTTGTCTTCCCGACGGAGAATTGCCCTCACTCGAGTCGGTGCCAGCGCGGCGCCGACTCGAGGCTCGGCAGGACCGACTCCAGATCCAACTGCGCGGCACCGTAAAATCGCTGCCGGCCGACGGGGGTGCGGACGCGCAACACGACGGTGTTCGTCGTCACTCGAAAGATCGACAGCAGCCATGACCGTCCTGACTGCTCCCACTCGCTGTGAAGCGTCGCATCGTCGTCGTCGACGACGCGTGACCCCAGTTCCCAGCTCAGCCGCGATAGATGCGCCAGATCGATCGGGACGGCGTCGGGAAGGGATACACCCGTGGCACCACCCTGTTGGAAGCCATGCGTAGCCATACCACGAGCATCACCGCTCGAGCGGAAAAAGCCATTCATCCAGTTTTCTTTATAAGTAAGTCGTCGTTTCGACGGGAATCGACCCCCCGCTACGGGGGATCCGGACACCTGTCGCTCGGCGCTCGAGTCGAGTATCCGTCCATCGACGGTCGGCGAACGGACCCGGATCGCCGCGGTCGGTTCCGTACACCGGAGCGGGACGGGCGCGACGCTAGTCTCCGGGCGCGGATTCGGGGCGGTACGCGCGACTGATCGCTTTCCAGTGGCCGGCCTCGAACCGGTAGTAGGTGACGACGGCGGGGACGAGCGTCTCGAGGAGCAACGCGGCGTAGAGCGCGCCGATTCCCAGCGGCGTCACGACCTCGAGGGAGGGGATCGGGACCGAGACGGCGCCGAGGAAGGCGACGGGGAGCGCGAAGACGTACAGGCCGAGTACCTGCCCGTAGAACGGCCAGCGGGTGTCGCCGCTGGCGCGGAGCGGGCCGGTCGCGCCGCCGCTGACGCCGCGGAAGACGACGCTCACGCAGGCGACGGCGATGAACGTCGTCACGAGCGGCAGGATCGCCGGGTCGTCCACGAAGACGCGACCGACCTGCTCGGCGAAGACGAGCACGACCGCCGCGCTGACGAGGTAGACGCCGACGCCGAACCAGAGGACCTCTCGGCCGTACGTGTCGGCGTCCTGCTCGTCGCCGATGCCGAGTTCCTGTCCGACCAGGCTGCTCGAGGCGAGCGAGAAGCCCCAGCCGGGAGTATCCATCAGATCGCGAACGCGCCGGGCGACGACGTAGGCGGCGAGAACGTTCGGGCCGAAGAACGCGACGATCGCGAGCATCGGGAACTGCGCGCCACGCCGGGCGACGTTCGTGAAGACGAGCGGTGTGCCGATGCTGAGGACGTCCCGAACGTCGGCGACCGTCGCCTGCGGCCACCCGAGACTGAGGGTCACCGGGAACTCGCCGACCAGCGGCAGTCGGCCCGTGGTGAATCCGGTGACGAACGCGGCCAGGACGACGACGTTCGCGACGACGGTTCCGATCGCCGCGCCGACGACGCCCATCCCCAGCCCGAAGATCAACGCCGCATTGAGCCCGACGTTGACGAGGGCGCCGCCCGTACGGAGCATCATCGGCGTCCACGCGTCGTCGGCACCGACGAGCGTCCGGCTCCCGATGAGATTCAGCGCCGCGAACGGGACGCCGATGGCGACGACCCTGAGGTAGTCCGCGCCGTACGCGATCGACGTGGCGTCGTTCCCTACGAGTGCGACCAGTCCGTCAGGAACCAGCCAGTAGAGGGCGGCCAGCGGGAGCATGATCGCGACGACGACGAGACCGCTGGTCGTCACCGCCAGCGAGACCTCCTCGGCGCTCCCGCCGGTGTAGCGCTGGGAGACCAGCCCGATCGTCGCGCCGGCGATCCCGCCGCCGATCCCGAACGCCAGCCCCCAGAAGGGGGTCGCGAGCCCGACGCCAGCGATGGCTGCCGGCCCGAGGGCGATCCCGACCATCGCGATATCCGCCGCGGACTTGGACATCCGGGCGAGTCCCGTCACGATCCGCGGCCACGCGAGGTCGGTCGTTCGCTCGACGCGTCGCGGTTCGATTACCCCGAATCGCGCGAGCAGCGAGCCGACTGCAAGGAGGAACCAGCGGAACGGGTTCGGGAGGGTACTCCATCGAAAAGACACGACCGTGGGTTTGGGTTCTGGCAATAAAGGACTTGATATCGGGGAAGACACCGAGAGATGTTCGCATTTTCTCGGGAAATTATACCATGATCGTTCATCGAGATACGAGACTGTTCGTTCGCGTCACACCGACACCGTCACCGCTCTCGAGACGCCGCGGTCGACCGACGTTTTTACCCTCGGCCCGCCAACTGCGAGTATGGAACGCAAGGAGTTTCGCGATCTCGCCTCCCCCGATGACGCGCGTGCGGCTATCGGCTCGCTTTCGCTCGAGGGCGGTATCGACCGCGTCTCGCTCGAGGACGCCCGCGGGCGGGTGATCGTAACCCGACTCGACGCCGAACTCGACGTGCCGGGGTTCGACCGGGCGAGTCTGGACGGCTACGCCCTCCGGGCGCGGGACACGTTCGGTGCGGACGAGGCCGATCCGGCGCGACTCGAGGTCGTCGGCGAGGTCCACGCCGGCGAGAAACCCGACGTCGAACTCGAGGACGGACAGGCCGCCGAGATCTCGACGGGTGCGGTGATGCCGTCGGGAGCGGACGCGATGGTTCCGGTCGAGCGCACGGATACCGACGGATCCGGCGACGGCGGTACCGACGTGCTGATTCGAACGTCGGTCGCACCCGGAGACAACGTCATGTTCGCCGGCACGGACGTCGCCGCGGGCGAACGCGCGCTCGGTCCTGGAACCCGAATCACGCCCCGCGACATCGGATTGCTCTCCGCACTCGGGATCGACGAGGTTCCCGTTCGCGGGAAACCGCGAGTCGGCATCGTCTCGACGGGCGACGAACTCGTCAGGCCGGGCGAGGACCTCGAGAGCGAGCGCGGCGAGATCTACGACGTCAACAGCTACACGATCGCCGCGGGGGTCGAGGACGCCGGCGGGGAGGCGGTGCTCTACCCCCACGCCGGCGACGAACGGGACGAGATGGAGCGCGTACTCCGGGAGGCCGCCGGCGAGTGCGACCTCGTGCTCTCCTCGGGATCCACCAGCGCGAGTGCGGTCGACGTCATCTACCGCGTGATCGAAGAGCAAGGCGAACTGCTGCTCCACGGCGTCAGCGTCAAACCCGGAAAGCCGATGCTCGTCGGACGCCTGGAGTCGTCGGCCTACGTCGGCCTTCCCGGCTACCCCGTCTCCGCGATGATGGTCTTTCGAACGTTCGTCGCGCCGGCGATCCGCGAGGCTGCGGGGCTGCCCGAGCCCACGGCAGCGACGATATCGGGGCGGATGGCCCGCCAGGAGCGGTACGGGGAAGGACGGCTGCGACTCATGCCCGTCGGCGTAGTCGGGGATGCGACCGGCGATCCCCTCGTCTACCCCGTCGATAAGGGTAGCGGCGCGACCACCAGCCTCGCCGAAGCCGACGGCGTCGTCGAAGTCGATCCGGAAACCGACTATCTCGAGGCGGGCGAATCCGTCGCCGTCCGGCTCTTTTCGCCGGACGTCCGGCCGCCCACGCTGTTGGGCGTCGGCGAGGACGACCCCACGCTGAACCGGCTGCTCGACGGCCTCGAGAACCCGCGCTACCTCTCGGTCGGTTCGCGGCCGGGCGTCCGGCGACTCCGAGAGGGCGTTCCCGACGTCGCCGTCGTCGCCGGTCCCCTCGACCGCGATATCGAGGCGACCGAACTCGGGCGCTGGAGCCGCGAGTGGGGACTGATCGTCCAGGCCGGCAACCCCCGCGAAATCGAGGCGCTGGCTGACGTGGTTGATCGCGACCTGCGCTTCGTCAACCGGACGACCGACTCGGGGCTGCGCTCGAGTCTCGAGGCCGCCGTCGACGATCTCGCGGCCGATCGCGACGCCAACGCTCGCGACGTCCGCGGGACGATCGACGGCTTCGATCTCGGGCTTCGAGCCCACGAAAGTCCCGCGCGGAAGGTCATCGCGGGCGAGGCCGACGTCGGCCTCGGACTGCGCGAGACCGCGGATCGACTCGACCTCGGCTTCGTCCCCGTCGGCGAGCAGTCGGTGCGAGTCCTCGCGAACCCCGACCGCACGGGCAAGGACAGCGTGCGGGAACTGAAAACGGCACTCGAGAGCGGACCGAACGGCGACTGACGAACGCCGGATATATTTCAACAGAATCGACAGTCAGGACCGTCGGAACAGTGATTTTTACGCCCGTACGGTGTACCCATCGTGATGTCGACGATAGCCGAGTTCCGGCTACCAGCGGTGGAGACGACACTGGGAACAGCGATCGAACACGCAGCCGGAGCCACGTTCGAACTGGAGTCCTCAGTATCGAAAACGCGGCCCTCTCTTTGGGTATCCGGTGTCGACCGCGAGACGGCCAATGCCGCCTTCGAGGCGGATCCGTCGGTCGAGGAGTATGACTTACTCGTCGAAACCGAGTCGAGACTGTTGTTCGACGTGAGCTTCGTCGACGAGACGATGGGACTCCGCGACGAACTGCTCGCCGACGGCGGCTCCCTCCTGGAGATGTGGGGCACCGACGGCTGGTGGCAAGTCAGGGTCCGATTTCGCAGTCGGGACACGCTCACCGACGCCTACGACCGACTCGAGGAAGCGGGGATCTCCGCCGACCTCCGGCGGGTAACCGACGTCAGCGGCGTCACGGACGACGAGACCAGATTGACCCCCGAGCAACAGGAGGCCCTCGAGGCCGCACTCGAGCACGGCTACTTCGAGATACCGCGAGGGATCTCGATGGAGGAGCTGGCGGGCGAACTGGGCATCTCCCATCAGGCGCTCTCCGAGCGGTTTCGCCGTGCCTACGAGACGCTGGTCGACGACGAACTCCAGCCGGCGGGCGAACAGTCGCGCGCCGAATAACCGGTCGCTCGAGACGGACGACGGCGCCGGGACCATCTGCGTGGCCAACGTTTACAGCGACCAGCGTGGCAGACGTCATCGCATGCTCGAGCTTTACCAGGCGGAACGCTGTCCGCACAGCACGGACGTCAGAGCGACGCTCACGGATCTCGGCGTCTCGTACGTCATCCACAACCCCCGCCGACCCGGCTCCGAAGGCGGCGACGTACTCAACGAACAGACCCAGCAGGCGATGACGAAACTGGGCGGTAAGGACTCGATTCCGTTCCTCGTCGACACCGATCGCGAGGAAACGCTCTACGAGAGCGAGGAGATCATCGACTACCTCGAGCGCCACTACGGGTGAGGCGCGGACGACCGCGGCGACGAGGACGCGAGAACGCGTCGTCGATCAGTCGCCCGAGTGAGAGGGCAGCAGATCGTGAACGAAAACCTCGTGAGGGACGTCGGGGAGCTGCGGCGGGACGACCCCCTCGCTCGAGTCGATCGTGTGTCCCGTCTCGACGTGATGTTCGATCGCTCGTCGCGATCGGACTCGAGCCGCTGGTTCGTCGGTCTCGCTCGTCCACCAGTCGCAGTTGAGACAGTACTTCATCGCGTTTCTGACTCTACCTGGAAGTGAACTGGTGAATCCTTTTCGGTCTCGCTCGGACCGAGCGCACTCGCCGAAGCGTGGCTCGACGAGCGGCGTTCTCGACTCGAGAGCGCGACTCCGTCGCCCTCAGAACAGTTCGTCGAACGACTGCACGCGGTAATCGCCGCGCACGCACTGCCCCCGGCGTTCGTGGCCGACGCGTTCGACGTGGATCGCGTCGAGGCCCGCGTTCCAGGCCGCGCCGACGTCGTTGGCACCGTCACCCGCGAGCACGCCCTCGTGGCCGTTGTTGCCGACCCCGAGATCGTTCATGACGGACTGAACGGGGGCGGGGTCGGGCTTCCAGCCGGTTTCCGGGGTGCAACAGAGTCGCGCGTCGAACCAGTCCCGAATGTCGAGGTGATCGAGAACCGGCTCGCAGAGGAACCGTTGACAGTGCGTGACCAGCCCGACCGGCTCCTCGAGGTCGGCGACGAACGCCGCGTCCTCGTGAAGGTAGGTCTGTTCGGCCCGGACCTGCGGATCTTCCTCGTCATGGAAAGCCGTCCAGAACTCGTCGGGGTCGACGCCCCACTCCCGGAGCTGTCGGTCGCGAGAGCCGGTCAGACCGCTCCAGAGGATATCGGCCTCCCGGTCGGTGAACTCGCGACCGAGCCGGTCGCCGACTCGGTCGAACACGTCGCGGGTGTACGACCACTCGACGTCGACGAGCGTTCCGTCGAGATCGAGCAGCCAGAAGTCGTACTCGCAGTCGACGGCCGTCGCGCCATCCATCGGACGCTGAGGTACGGCCGTCTCGGATAAAGGTGTATCGCCCGTCACGTCAGGACTCGTCGGCTGTTTCCGCCGCTCCGTCCGCGTCGGTAACCCTGATACTCGAGCCCAGATACTTCGAGAGCACCTCGTCGACGTTTTCGGCGTTGAACGCCTCGAGATCGGCCGCGATCGCCTCCTTCAGCGCCGTGAAGTACTCTTGGTCGACCTGCAGTTCGCGAAACGCGACCGACTCGACGGACTCGCCGAGCCACTCCTCGGCGAGTCGGCGACCGTGCGCCTCGTCGCCCACCTCGCCGCGCCACAGCGTATCCCGGAAGAACAGCCAGCCCTCGCGGCCGGGTTCCGGAGCCTCGCGAAAGACGGTTACCGTCGTCCGGGCCGACGACGACTCGAGGCGGACCGACGACTCCTCGGACTCGAGGCGGAGCCGTGCGCGGAAGACGTACCGGGCTTTCATCGGGAGCGACGGTTAGGCGTCTCGCTCGGATTCGATCAGCTCCGCCATCTCGATGTCATCGCCCGTGATGCCGCCTTCCTCGTGGGAGGTGAGTCGGATCTCGACTTCGGCGTACCGGATGATAATCTCGGGGTGGTGAAACTGCGCCTCGGCGATCTCACCGACCATCTGCGCGAAGTTGACGCCGCGGAGGTAGTCGTCGAACTCGTAGGTTCGAACGATCTCGTCGCCCTCGCGATCCCAGTCGTCCGGAAGCTGTGACTCGATTTCGTCGTCGGAAAGCAGATCAGCCATGCTCGCTGGAACGGCGCGCAATCAGATAATAATTGTGCCACGCGGGTTCGTCGGGGCGGCTATCGGCCCCGACCGAGGCGGGGCAAATCCGCCCCGCTCGAGGTCAAAAACGGATCACCGACAACGACTTATCGACGAGCGGAGTACGTGCTGGCAATATCATGTGCGATCTGTCTGCGGACTGCTCGAACGACGGAACGTGTCAGCTCGTCCTTCGAAACGAGCACACGGGAATCGAAACAACCGAGTATCACTGCAAAGCACATCTCGTTCTCCGAATCTGGGAAGTCGAAGCGGACGACGATCTGAGCGTCGTCAGCGCGACCAAACTCTGGAACTAACTACTACCGACGCAGTTAATCGTCGTCAGTCGCCTCGAGTTGCGGTTTGACGGACATCGTACCGGGCGTCAACGGTGACGCCATCGGCCCGTCGTCGCCGCCGAAGTCGGGATCGAACAGTTGGAGCGCGGTGTTGATCGTGCTCCAGTCGTCCTCGGCAGCGGCTTCTCGCAGGCTCTTTGTCGGCGGCGCGAGCAACTGATTGACCAGCGCGTCGGCCATCGCTTCGACGACCTCGCGCTGGTCCGCGGAAAACTGCTCCCCGTCGAGTTGCGAGAGCGCCGTCTCGAGTTCCCGCTCTTTCATCCGGTTTGCGGACTCGTACATCGCGGCGATCACCTCGTCCGCGCGGGCTCGTTTGTACTGCTCGCAGAGCAGTTCAAACTCCCTGTCGATCATCGACTCGACCTCGCGAGCCGCGTCGGCGCGTTGCTCGCGGGTTTCCGTGGTAACCGACTCGAGGTCGTCGAGATCGTAGACGGTCACGGTCGACAGCGAATCGGCGGCCGGAACGACGTCGCGCGGTTGGCCGAGGTCGACGACGACCTGCGCCGGACCGGTGCCGCCGTCACCGCCCGTGCCATCGTTTTCGCGCCCGCTATCGGCGCTCTCGAGCTGTCGCGGCTCGAGCACCGGCTCCGCGCTTCCGGTTGCCGTGATGACGACGTCGACCTCGCTCGCGACGGTGTCGAGCGCCTCCAGGGGCACGGCGTCGGCCGCCGCCTCGAGTTCGCTCGCGAGGTGTTCGGCGTGTGAGACGGTTCGGTTCGCGACGACGACGGTCCCAACGCCGGCGTCCGCGAGACTGCGAGCGGCGAGTCGTCCCATCTCGCCGGCCCCGACGACGAGGGCGGTGGCCCCCTCGAGCGGAACGTCCCGGGCGGCGAGCGTCGTCGCCGCCGAGCCGAGCGAGACGACGCCCTCGTTGATCCCGGTCTCGGTACGGGCGCGCTCGCCGACGTGGATCGCCTTCGTCACGGCGGCCTCGAGCATCTTCCCGATGCCGCCGGCGTTGCGGGCGTCCTCGTAGGCCGTTCGGACCTGTCCGATGATCTGGTCCTCGCCGAGGACGACCGACTCGAGTCCGGATGCGACGCATAGCAGGTGGTGGAGGCTCTCGTCGTGGTCCGTCAGGACGACCGCATCGTCGTCGACCGGCGCGAAAAATTCCTCGAGGGCGGCCCGTCCGACGTCGGCGTCGGTGCCGACGACGTAGGCTTCGACCCGGTTGCACGTCGAGAGCACGTACGCCTCTTCGACCGCCGGGACGGAACAGAGGTCGGCGACGCCGGCCCGCTGGCTCTCGGGGCTGGCAGCGGCGAGATCGTCGACGCTGCCGCTCTCGTGAGTTACTCGACCAGCGGTCACGACCCCGGCCGGAATCACGGCCGGTCACCCCCGTGGGGCAGTTCCTCGGCCAGCACGTCCTCGATCACTTGCTCACAGTTAGGAGTACCCGTACGTAAAGCTGTCCAAAGGGCCGGGGAATTGACGACATCGGTGACGATCTGCCGTCGTCGCTCGGGCGGAACGTCCCGCGCTTTGAGCTCCGTCCGGAGCCGTCCGCAGACCGTCGCCATCTCGCCCGCTCCCGAGAGCGTCTCCTCGAGTTCCGCTCGGAGGTGCTTGCTCAGCGCGGGCGCGGTTCCGCCGGTTGCGATCGAAACGACTACCGGGTCCTCGCGCACGGTCGCCGGAACCACCACGCTACCGGAATCGCGTCCGCCCGCCCGATCCGCGCGGTTGACGAGCACCCCGCGGTCTCGAGCGGCGTCGGCGACGGCCTCGTTGACCGCCTCGTCGTCCGTCGCGGCGACGACCAGAGCGGGCGCAGTCCGCTCGAGCCAGTCGGCGACATCGGCCGGTTCCGGCGCGGATTTTATCAGTTCGGCGCCGCCAAAGTCCAGATCGGCGAACTCGGGGCTGACGACGAGCACCTCGGCTTCGCGAGCGAACCGTCGGGCCTTTCGAGCACCGACCGGACCGCCGCCGAAGACGAGTACCGTCGCATCCGTGAAATCGTGCAAGAGTGGGATCATGCTGGGAAGTGGGCCATCGACCGTGGGTGGTTACTCGGATTCGGTGTTGGCTTCAGCGCGCTCGTCCAACCGAATGCCCGTCTTCTTCAGTATTTGCGTCGAGAACAGCGAGTCCCAGTCGTCGTCTGTGACGTCCCAGTAGTCGGCCATGGTGTCTCGAACCTGGTCGATGCGCTGTCGGCTCTCTTCCTCGCTGCGGCCGTGGGTCATCGCGAAGAAGTTGTACGGCCAGACGCCCTCGTGGCGCGGCCGCCGGTAGCAGTGCGTGACGAAGGGCAGGGCGGCGACCGCCGGGCCGACCTCCTCCACGAGGTCGTCCGGGACGTTCCAGACCGTCATTCCGTTCTCCGTGTAGCCCAGCGCGTAGTGGTTCGGGACGACGCCGATCCGGCGGATTTTTCCCGCCCGCTCGAATCGGTTGATCGTCTCGATGACCCACCGCGTCTCCTGGCCGATGGCGTCGGCCACGTCCGCGTACGGCGTTTCGGTGAGGGGAAGTCCGCCCTGGACCTCGAGGACGAGATCGCGTTCGGCCGGCGTCAGCGCGGATCTGCCCGTCGAGGGGACGTCGGGTCCCAGGTCGGTGCAGTCGATACCCGCGCTCGCACCGTCCTCGCCGTCGAGGGGGCCGTCGACGTAAAACTTCGCCTCGACGCGAAACTCCTGTTCCTTCGG contains:
- the ahbB gene encoding siroheme decarboxylase subunit beta — protein: MTTDVDLTERERAVVNAYQGGFPVVERPFEPAAAAMCDRGVDIDATELLETIRDLDERGVLSRFGPLVNAQEIGGAATLVAMHAPEDRFDEVVEQVNAYREVAHNYEREHPHLNVWFVLSVADEERVDEVLAEIEAETGQETYNLPKEQEFRVEAKFYVDGPLDGEDGASAGIDCTDLGPDVPSTGRSALTPAERDLVLEVQGGLPLTETPYADVADAIGQETRWVIETINRFERAGKIRRIGVVPNHYALGYTENGMTVWNVPDDLVEEVGPAVAALPFVTHCYRRPRHEGVWPYNFFAMTHGRSEEESRQRIDQVRDTMADYWDVTDDDWDSLFSTQILKKTGIRLDERAEANTESE
- a CDS encoding precorrin-2 dehydrogenase/sirohydrochlorin ferrochelatase family protein yields the protein MIPLLHDFTDATVLVFGGGPVGARKARRFAREAEVLVVSPEFADLDFGGAELIKSAPEPADVADWLERTAPALVVAATDDEAVNEAVADAARDRGVLVNRADRAGGRDSGSVVVPATVREDPVVVSIATGGTAPALSKHLRAELEETLSGAGEMATVCGRLRTELKARDVPPERRRQIVTDVVNSPALWTALRTGTPNCEQVIEDVLAEELPHGGDRP